A section of the Babylonia areolata isolate BAREFJ2019XMU chromosome 1, ASM4173473v1, whole genome shotgun sequence genome encodes:
- the LOC143282824 gene encoding uncharacterized protein LOC143282824, producing the protein MSEESSGTHSLLLHPHREICVVICNGNDRAGGGGEGEGDTGDTTTTVDSNPNPAAAPCSTASMAPHEGQDEQKSCHPAEVDEEEEEGEEEETKKKSSSSRQQKTPKEELVEKEKEEEEEEEVEEEVGQEQAMLPGGGEGGEEEEEAEGGGKGRRKEGGKGGERPPHQQLSTTFGVTTATGDDGDEDELPFPGFVPKTFFYFQQTNPFRFYCLRLITWPYPLLCVDVPTVFLMSSFLTRSLQNTE; encoded by the exons ATGTCGGAGGAATCCAGCGGCACGcactccctcctccttcacccgcACCGGGAGATATGTGTCGTCATCTGCAACGGCAACGACCGggcaggaggaggtggtgaaggtgaAGGCGACACCGGTGACACTACCACCACCGTAGACTCGAACCCCAACCCTGCTGCGGCACCCTGCAGCACTGCCAGTATGGCCCCCCACGAAGGTCAGGATGAACAGAAGTCCTGCCACCCCGCAGAGgtcgatgaggaggaggaggagggtgaggaggaggaaacgaagaagaaatccTCCTCCTCAAGGCAGCAGAAGACCCCCAAAGAGGAgttggtggagaaggagaaagaggaagaagaggaggaggaggttgaggaggaggtgggtcAGGAACAGGCCATGCTGcccggaggaggagaaggaggagaggaggaggaagaggcggagggaggagggaaaggcaggaggaaggagggagggaaaggaggggagcgACCGCCCCACCAGCAGCTCAGCACCACGTTTGGAGTAACGACGGCTACTGGGGACGACGGCGACGAGGACGAGCTGCCCTTCCCCGGGTTCGTGCCCAAGACCTTCTTCTACTTCCAGCAGACCAACCCGTTCCGCTTCTACTGCTTGCGCCTCATCACCTGGCCATATCCTTTGttat GTGTAGACGTCCCAACCGTCTTTCTGATGTCGTCGTTCCTGACCAGGTCGCTACAGAACACGGAATAG